The proteins below come from a single Drosophila teissieri strain GT53w chromosome 3L, Prin_Dtei_1.1, whole genome shotgun sequence genomic window:
- the LOC122617835 gene encoding general odorant-binding protein 70, with protein MRITQLLYISGMVIASIEAVEYLIRFETKKAKCLNPPRTARKVESVIRECQDEVRNKLVNEAYEILKEQVAHNQPPIDPNDDSIDFIWPSVPAGSSVDHPPNTSHYEYIVYDEPEPQRHVARLMRNIRRLDAASSGIYHPTLVPLEDKRIAGCLLHCVYAKNNAIDQKGWPTLDGLVQFYSEGVHEHGFFMATLRSVNLCLRSMTARYGVNRKELPKKGESCDLAFDVFDCISDQITGYCLDQYSRY; from the exons ATGAGGATTACACAACTGTTATACATCTCGGGCATGGTTATCGCATCGATCGAGGCTGTGGAATATCTAATTCGCTTCGAGACGAAAAAGGCCAAGTGCTTGAATCCACCCAGAACGGCCAGAAAAGTGGAGTCCGTCATAAGGGAGTGCCAGGATGAGGTCCGCAACAAGTTGGTTAACG AGGCCTATGAGATTCTCAAGGAGCAGGTGGCTCACAATCAGCCGCCCATCGATCCAAACGATGACTCCATCGACTTCATCTGGCCTTCTGTGCCTGCGGGCTCATCCGTGGATCATCCGCCCAACACCAGCCACTACGAGTATATAGTCTACGATGAACCCGAGCCCCAACGCCATGTGGCCAGACTGATGAGGAATATCCGACGCCTGGATGCGGCCAGTTCGGGCATATATCATCCCACTTTGGTGCCGCTGGAAGACAAACGCATTGCGGGG TGCCTgctgcactgcgtctatgccAAAAATAACGCCATCGATCAGAAGGGCTGGCCCACCTTGGACGGCCTGGTCCAGTTCTACTCCGAAGGAGTGCACGAGCACGGATTCTTCATGGCCACCTTGCGGTCCGTGAATCTCTGCCTGCGGTCAATGACCGCCCGCTACGGAGTTAATCGCAAGGAGCTGCCCAAGAAAGGTGAAAGCTGCGATCTGGCGTTCGATGTCTTCGACTGTATTTCGGACCAAATTACCGGCTACTGTCTGGATCAGTACAGCAGATATTAG